TAAAACGGCATCAGCTATTAGCTTATGCCTGTATATTCCCCAACTTAGTCCCTACGAGCGTCAACCGTAAAGCAGTTACAAAATCAAATTTAAATCTCCGAACTCATGCCAAAGATAACGTTGCTGCACGGCTTCTAAGTAAGCTGATTGAATCTTTTCAGCTGGTAGGAAGGCGGTAAGCAGGTCAAGGTGGCTAGCTTCTGGCTCGTGCAAGCCAGTCAGCAACCCATCCACAATCTTGAGCTTATGGTTAGACGTAATGTGTAATCGGGTGTAGCCATGCCCTGTATCAACCTTCCCAGCCCCATCCCCTACTGATTCCAATGTCCGTACTACCGTGGTTCCCACAGCAATTACTCGTCCACCTTGTTGATGTGTACGGTTAATCTTCTGAGCTGCGGTCTCACTGACGAAGTATTCCTCCTCCGAAGCAGGATGTTGTGCATCAAGCTCATCATCCATATACGAGGAAAGACCAGTATGAAGCACTATGTACGCGGTTTCAACACCCTGGCGCTTTAGGTCGAACAGCAGTTTCCAGGTGAAGGCACGCCCAGCTGAAGGCATCTCTGCTGAACCTGGTTCCTTGGCGTAGACAGTCTGGTAGTAGTCCAAATCCCAAGGTGCTGAAACATACTCATATCGAATTGGTCGTCCAAGACGATAGAGCAAGTCCATCAGCTCAGTTCCGGATTTTGAAAAGCGGATCTTCCAGAGCCTGGGAATGTTGCGATCGCGGTCATAGACACTACCTATTAGCCCCTGCCCAAAGTCGAGCTGCATACCTGCACGCAAACCACAGGAGAAAGGATTACCTTTTTGGCACAAAAGCAGTGCTAGCCAGGAATTATCAGGAAGATGTTGCGCTAGGCGGATCTCCACACATCTTTCTGACTTTGCCTCACAGCCATCAAGTGCAGCTGGAAGGGTGCGACTTGTATTGAAGACAAGCAGATCGCCAGGGTGAAGGAATTTACCTAGGCTGTCGAAGCGTGTGTGCTCGACTTGGTATGTATCGCGGTTTATGACCATCAACCGTACTTGGTCGCGGGCAATGCCTCGCCGTTCTGGTGGTTCTTTGGCTGAAAGCTCTGGGGGAAGGGAGAAAGAAAAGGGAATGGACATATGATTACGGAATTTCTTGTTTGTGAATTGCGTAGACCCGAACTGTCTTTCCCCACATCGTTGCGTCTTTTTCGTAGGTCAAGCCGACTTTCATTGCGACCTTCTGAGAGGCTATGTTCCCTGGATCAATTAGTGAGATTAAGCGACTAAAGCCTAGTTGCTCAAAACCATAATCCCGGTTGGCGCAGGCTGCTTCTGTTGCCAGTCCTCGCCTCCAATATTCCTTAGCAAGCAGGTAACCAATCTCGATTTCTTGCTGTTCATCCACTAGCTGAGGAATCAGTCCACATCGACCAATGAACTTGCGATCGGCTTTGTGAATTGTTGCCCACAGACCAAAGCCACGTTGCTTGTAAGCGCCAATTATTCTTTCAACCTGTTGCTTTGTCTCTTCGTAAGTCCGTGTGCTGGGGTAGAACTTCATTACAACCGGATCGGCATAAATTTTCGCCAAGTCGTCTAAGTCATCCAGCGTTAGTTGTCGGAGAATGAGACGGGGTGTTTCTGCCACAATCATCTGTTACTGTTTCACTAATTGTTAGCAACAAATACTTTTTGATTCCCCCAACCTCCCTTAAAGAGGCAAGGAGATTTTTGCACCGTTTTGGTTAGGCAGGCTAAAAATCAATATGGCGTAAGTAGCTTGCAGCAAGAGTTTCTCAATCCAAAATCTAAAATCCAAACTTGGTAGCGTAAGTGCTGTGCTTAAAACTCTTGCTAGCTTATTGGGTTGCTACTGAAGCAAGCAATTGTACTTCTTCCTGACCCCAGTTTTCCTCCTGAGCCTGAAATCTTCGCCCATTTACGTTGTGTGATTCATCTGAGGCTAGGTAGATGAAAACTTCGGTAACATCCGCCGGATTAGCCCACTGATTCGGATCTTCATCAGGCTCCGCAGCACGGTGCATAGCAGTATTCATATCACCAGGATCAACCCAATTCACTCGAACACCGCTGTCTTCCAGTTCTGCTGCCCATGTCTGCGACATCCCTTCAATACCAAATTTGGAGATGCCATATGCTCCCCAACCAGGATAACCGTTTACTCCCGCATCGCTGGTAACGTTAATAATGGAGCCACCATTCTCGATCATTGCGGGCAGTACCTTCTTGATCAGCAGAAATGGTGCAATCAAATTTGTACTAATAACATTACGGAAATCTTCAAGCGGATAATCTAGCAAAAAAGGCATTGGAGAAGGACCAATCGTCGAGGCATTGTTAACTAATACATCGAGTTGTCCTTTGAATTCACTGAGGGTTGTAGCAACTACGCGCTCGATATCTTCCTGTTTGGTCAAATCGGCAACGATCGCTAAAACTCGTGTTTCAGGTGCGACTTCATGGATGCGATCGCGTACTTCATTTAAACACTCCACCCGACGCGCTGCGATCGCTATCCCTGCTGCTCCTTCGCGAGCGAACTCGATTGCCAGTTGGCGTCCCAGTCCCTGCGATGCCCCAGTAATTAAAACGTACTTTTCTTGCAGTCTGTTCATCTTCTATTCCTTTAAGTTAGCGATTCTGACCCGATAAGGGGTGATGGATTTGGGTATTCAGAACTTTTTGATAGATCAATCCCAGATTTATAGAAGAGTTAGAGGATGTTTGAAACTTTTCTAAATCATAATCAATATGACTACGAGTTGCAACTACAGCAAAGACTGAGGGGTAGGCATTAGGTAGTATTCGCCGTGTCCCTGGGTCGGGGCTTCCCCAGGCTATTTCTTGTTCAGGGCTAACATCCATCTACAAGGCGTTTCATCAGCACAACCTCACTTGCAGAAGGGGGAATTACTCTCGCAGTGCCGTATTAATTGCTGCAGCCCTTATAGAATTAGTAGAATTAAAGAGAAATATAGCTCCCCAAACATGGGGTTTACCTCCCATCTCCTTTGGGAGAAGGTGAAACATCTTATTCACTAACTTATTCAACAACTCAAGACCCGCATGATTCCTATGACTCTTGCGTAAGGTCTGAATCTTTGAGTTTGTTAATGGTTGCGACCATAATTTCTGCATTCCTTCGACTTAGCCAATCTAACTCGTTGAGCAATCATTAAGCTACGTGTCTAATTCTCGTAGGCCATCCGCCCTCTGCCTTCGACTTTTGAATTAGGAGTTACTTATGAACAACTTCCTCCACCCGGTAATTGTGGCTTCTCCACTGATTTTCTTATTACTTTTGCTGGGTTATTTGGGTGTTCCGTTGTGGATGTGGTCGCTCTATTTCGCGGCGGTGCTGACAGTGGGGAAGGCACCGATTTGGGTTTGGGTGCTATTTGGCATGATTGCTGTGGTTTTGAATGTCCCAAAGCTAAGGCGATCGCTCGTCACCTCCCCGATACTTCACGGCATCAAAGCCCTCAACCTATTACCGCAGATTTCTGATACCGAACGGGCGGCAATCGAAGCTGGAACCGTTTGGGTGGATGGCGAGTTCTTTTCCGGTAAACCCGACTTCCAACGAATCAATAGCGAACCCTATCCCCAAATTACGCCGGAACTCCAGGCGTTTCTCGATGGACCTGTTGAGCAGGTGTGTCGGATGGCAAGCGATTGGGAAATTTACTGCCGCAAGGACTTACCACCTGAAGTGTGGGACTATCTCAAACAAGAACGCTTCTTTGGCATGATAATTCCCAAAGAGTACGGCGGTTTGGGCTTTTCCAACTTTGCCTACAGTGCCGTGATGATGAAGTTAGCGTCGCGCTCCTTTACCCATACTGCAACAGTTGGCGTGACGAACTCCCTCGGTCCGGCGAAGCTTCTGCTCCGTTATGGAACCTCAGCTCAGAAGGACTATTACCTCCCAAGATTGGCGCGGGGAGAGGAAATTCCCTGTTTTGCACTAACTGAACCACATGCTGGCTCGGATGCATCAAGTATCACGTCCACTGGGGTAGTGTTTAAGGGTGAGGATGGCAAGCTTTACCTGCGCTTGAACTTCCAAAAACGCTACATTACCCTTGGTGCGATCGCGACTCTGATCGGACTAGCTTTCAGACTGCGAGATCCAGAAAATCTTTTAGGCAAGGGGGAAGATCTAGGTATTACCTGTGCCTTAATTCCTGCTAATACAGCGGGTATCGGTTTGGGACGGCGACATGACCCGATGGGAGTTCCCTTTTACAATTCCCCGATCGAGGCACATGATGTCGTTGTCTCCATCGACCAGATGATTGGGGGAGTGGAGCAGGCTGGTCAAGGATGGAAAATGCTGATGCAGACTCTCGCTGCTGGTCGGGGCGTCAGCTTTCCAGCCACCTGTACAGGGATTGCTAAGCTGGTGGCACGAGTTACAGGAGCCTACACCACAGTGCGGCAGCAGTTTGGGCTATCGATTGGTCGCTTTGAAGGCATTGAGGAACCCCTGGCTCGGATTGGAGGACTTACGTATCTCATGGACGCTGCCCGCGTCTACACCTGCGGTGCGGTAGACAAAGGCGAGCAGCCTGCAGTGATTTCTGCGATCGCCAAGTACAACCTGACGGAACTCTCCCGCCAAATTATCAATGATGGCATGGACATTCTCGGCGGAGCTGGCATCTGTCGGGGCCCCAAAAACCTGTTGGCAAACATCTACACTGCCACTCCTATCTCTATTACCGTCGAAGGGGCAAATATCCTTACCCGCACGCTGATGATCTTCGGACAGGGAGCAATTCGCTGTCATCCCTACATCTATGCAGAAATTTCTGCCCTGCACAATTCAGATGTCTTCGCCTTTGATCGCGTTTTCTGGAATCACATTGGTTTGATGGTGCGTAACGGTTTCCGCGCCGTGCTGCTGAGTGTTTCTCGTGGCTATTTCGCTCGTGCTCCCGTCAACGGACCCACCGCTAGATACTACCGCAAACTGGAATGGGCATCTGCTACTTTTGCCTTCCTGGCTGATTTCGCTCTGCTCTCCTTTGGTGGCACGCTGAAGCGACGGGAAAAGCTGACCGGACGGTTTGCCGATATTCTCTCCTGGATGTATCTGGGGACGGCAACCCTACGTCGATTTGAGGCAGAAGGTTGCACGGAAGACCTGCCTTTTGTGCACTGGGCGATGCAATATACCTTCGCTCAGATTCAGCAAGCAGTTGAGGGGATTTTCAACAATCTGCCGGTGCCAATTCTCGGGATTTTGTTCCGAGGACCAGTAGCGTGGTGGTGGCGGCTGAATTCCATTGGTAGCCTACCTACTGACCAACTCGGCAGCCAAGTTGCCCGTAGTCTTCAGACACTGGGACTACAGCGGGATAGACTCTCCGCAGGCATCTACATTCCCGCCGATCTCAACGAAGCCTTAGGACGCTTGGAATACGCTTTTCTCCTGTCATCTCAAGCTGAGCCAGTTCTCAAAACCATCAAAGCTGCCAGCCGTGCGGGTATGCTGCCGGAAAAACCGGAACGGCTGATTGCAGCAGCACTGGAAGCCAAGCTGATTAGCCAAGAAGAAGCAGAGCTAGTTGGTGAGGCACAGACTGCTCGCAATGATGCCATTCAGGTAGATACGTTTACGCTCTTAGAGTATCAGCAAGGGGGACAATCGAGACCTGCGATATTAAAACAGCCAGCTTTGTCAAGTTAATCAATTCCACTTTTGCTTACTCCTGCGGCACTTGCGAGAGCTTTTCTTTATCTAGTCTGCGTTTTCTAGCATAAAGCTGAATAGTTGCTGCCATCGCAATAATCATGGCTAAAATCACCCAAGCGGTGATGTCTGTAGGTAGACTGTTCTTAAATACAGCCAACAAGACAATTGCGACTAAAAGTAAGGTGGGCGCTTCATTTAAGGCACGCAACTGCTGACTACTCCAACCACATTCATCTTTTGCCAGCTTTTTCATCAGACGAGCACAGTAATGATGATAGGCAAGCAAAACGGCAACAAATAGTAATTTGACATGCAACCAACCTTGTTTAAGAACATCAGGTTCAGTAGTCACTAAACCAATTGCCATTGCTACCGTCACCAACATCCCTGGTGTAGTAATAATGCTGTACAGCCGTTTTTCCATCAACTGGTACTGATCCTTAAGAATCGTCCGGGCTGGTTCTGGCTTTTCATTTGCCTCAACGTGATAAATAAACAGACGCACTAGGTAGAATAATCCAGCAAACCAGACGACAATGCCGATCAGGTGAAATGC
This window of the Chroococcidiopsis sp. CCMEE 29 genome carries:
- a CDS encoding GNAT family N-acetyltransferase, which produces MIVAETPRLILRQLTLDDLDDLAKIYADPVVMKFYPSTRTYEETKQQVERIIGAYKQRGFGLWATIHKADRKFIGRCGLIPQLVDEQQEIEIGYLLAKEYWRRGLATEAACANRDYGFEQLGFSRLISLIDPGNIASQKVAMKVGLTYEKDATMWGKTVRVYAIHKQEIP
- the hemJ gene encoding protoporphyrinogen oxidase HemJ — translated: MAYFWFKAFHLIGIVVWFAGLFYLVRLFIYHVEANEKPEPARTILKDQYQLMEKRLYSIITTPGMLVTVAMAIGLVTTEPDVLKQGWLHVKLLFVAVLLAYHHYCARLMKKLAKDECGWSSQQLRALNEAPTLLLVAIVLLAVFKNSLPTDITAWVILAMIIAMAATIQLYARKRRLDKEKLSQVPQE
- a CDS encoding SDR family oxidoreductase — its product is MNRLQEKYVLITGASQGLGRQLAIEFAREGAAGIAIAARRVECLNEVRDRIHEVAPETRVLAIVADLTKQEDIERVVATTLSEFKGQLDVLVNNASTIGPSPMPFLLDYPLEDFRNVISTNLIAPFLLIKKVLPAMIENGGSIINVTSDAGVNGYPGWGAYGISKFGIEGMSQTWAAELEDSGVRVNWVDPGDMNTAMHRAAEPDEDPNQWANPADVTEVFIYLASDESHNVNGRRFQAQEENWGQEEVQLLASVATQ
- a CDS encoding acyl-CoA dehydrogenase; the encoded protein is MNNFLHPVIVASPLIFLLLLLGYLGVPLWMWSLYFAAVLTVGKAPIWVWVLFGMIAVVLNVPKLRRSLVTSPILHGIKALNLLPQISDTERAAIEAGTVWVDGEFFSGKPDFQRINSEPYPQITPELQAFLDGPVEQVCRMASDWEIYCRKDLPPEVWDYLKQERFFGMIIPKEYGGLGFSNFAYSAVMMKLASRSFTHTATVGVTNSLGPAKLLLRYGTSAQKDYYLPRLARGEEIPCFALTEPHAGSDASSITSTGVVFKGEDGKLYLRLNFQKRYITLGAIATLIGLAFRLRDPENLLGKGEDLGITCALIPANTAGIGLGRRHDPMGVPFYNSPIEAHDVVVSIDQMIGGVEQAGQGWKMLMQTLAAGRGVSFPATCTGIAKLVARVTGAYTTVRQQFGLSIGRFEGIEEPLARIGGLTYLMDAARVYTCGAVDKGEQPAVISAIAKYNLTELSRQIINDGMDILGGAGICRGPKNLLANIYTATPISITVEGANILTRTLMIFGQGAIRCHPYIYAEISALHNSDVFAFDRVFWNHIGLMVRNGFRAVLLSVSRGYFARAPVNGPTARYYRKLEWASATFAFLADFALLSFGGTLKRREKLTGRFADILSWMYLGTATLRRFEAEGCTEDLPFVHWAMQYTFAQIQQAVEGIFNNLPVPILGILFRGPVAWWWRLNSIGSLPTDQLGSQVARSLQTLGLQRDRLSAGIYIPADLNEALGRLEYAFLLSSQAEPVLKTIKAASRAGMLPEKPERLIAAALEAKLISQEEAELVGEAQTARNDAIQVDTFTLLEYQQGGQSRPAILKQPALSS
- a CDS encoding S-adenosylmethionine:tRNA ribosyltransferase-isomerase; protein product: MSIPFSFSLPPELSAKEPPERRGIARDQVRLMVINRDTYQVEHTRFDSLGKFLHPGDLLVFNTSRTLPAALDGCEAKSERCVEIRLAQHLPDNSWLALLLCQKGNPFSCGLRAGMQLDFGQGLIGSVYDRDRNIPRLWKIRFSKSGTELMDLLYRLGRPIRYEYVSAPWDLDYYQTVYAKEPGSAEMPSAGRAFTWKLLFDLKRQGVETAYIVLHTGLSSYMDDELDAQHPASEEEYFVSETAAQKINRTHQQGGRVIAVGTTVVRTLESVGDGAGKVDTGHGYTRLHITSNHKLKIVDGLLTGLHEPEASHLDLLTAFLPAEKIQSAYLEAVQQRYLWHEFGDLNLIL